The genomic region AGATGTTCTTCCTTCCAGATTAAGAAAATTGTTTGAAATAAAAAAAATAGTGGATAAAAAAAGTACTTTTAATAATCTTTACAAAAGGAATCATCCACTCTCCTTTACATTTGGTAATATATGGTATTTATTTAGTAACCAAGAACAAGACGGTACTAAGTATTTTTTGGAAATCGCAAATAATATATTTTCAAATCAGACACTTAGTTATACTTTTTTGGTGAAAAAAATTGTGGACAAAGTGAGGAGAGACTTTGTGAATGACAGAAGTACAATTGATTCTACCCTCAAAGGCCTTCAGCTACTAGACTATATAAATTATCTCGGTCTGTTAGACAATTTCAATGGAGAGAATAAAGTGAGAACTGATTTTGATGATACCTTAAATAAATGTAACACATCTATTGATGAAAAAGCGAATCAACTTTTTAGTGAGTTTCCTGATTTTTTTAACCAACCTGCAAAAAGAGCTATTTTCTTGCAGGGTGCTCTCACACAGTACTTATTGAATATTCAGTGGCATGATAGAGGAGCATCGCCTTTCAGAACAAAGTTACATGGCTTAAAACTAGATGAGAAACTTGTAAAGAAACTCTTCCCTGAAATTCAAAATAAACTTGAAGAATATGGAAAAAATTACTACTTAGACCTTGAAACTTTAATTTCAAAATATATGCTACAAGCAGGTAATGACTGGAATATATCCAAAGATGAAATCAATTTCTATTATGTTCTTGGAATGAACCTTTCATACATATTTAAGAACCAAGGAGAGAATGCAGATGAGTGACGTAATTTCAAATCGTTCAGAATTATTATTTTTGTATGACGTAAAAGATTCGAACCCCAATGGTGACCCTCTCGATGAGAATAGACCTAGGATAGATGAAGAAACTGGAATTAATCTTGTTACAGATGTAAGACTAAAAAGAACAATTCGAGATTACCTGTATAAATTTAAGGAACAAGAGATATTCGTTCGTGAAATTGAAGATGACGAAGGTCATATCCAAGATGCAAAACTCAGAGCTGAAGACTTTTTACTGGAAAATGGCAAGGCTGTAGACAAAAAAGATATTAGTCTGCCAGAGATGAAAAAAATTATTGATGAAAATGTTCTCAAAGATTGTATTGATGTCAGATTGTTTGGTGTCACACTTCCCATTGAAAAAGATACTAACAAAAGTTCTTCAATTACCCATACAGGTCCAGTTCAATTTAAAATAGGACGTTCATTGCATAAAGTTTTTACAAAACATTTCAAAGGAACTGGAGCATTTGCATCTAAAAAAGGTGCATCGCAAAAAACCTTCAGAGAAGAAGATTTTTTACCTTATTCGCTTATTTGTTTCTATGGTATCATAAATGAAAATGTTGCAAAAGAAACACGATTGACGGAAGATGACATAAAATTGCTTTTAGATGGAATGTGGAATGGAACAAAAAGCCTAATATCTAGATCAAAAGTAGGTCAGGTTCCAAGATTGATTCTAAAAATCAATTACAAAAAAGAAAACTATCACATCGGTGATCTGAATAATATGCTAAAACTTGATTCAAACATACCAGATGACGAAATACGTGATGTTTCCCAGATAAATTTAGATATTTCACAACTTATCAGTGCCTTCTCTAAAAACATTGAGACTATTGATAACGTTGAATACTGTATAGACGACAGAGTGAAGTTGTTATTTGATGGAAAAGAAACAACTCTCAGTGAATGTCTAAATAATACTAAATTATCAATCAAAGAACTGAAGTTTTAGGTGTTAAAGTGGATAAAGTACTTGCATTCGATGTGTGGGGAGAATATGCTCATTTCAGGAAGTATTATACCACCACATCACCCCTCACTTTTTCCATACCACCACGAACTGCAATATGTGGCTTAATTGCAGCAATTATTGGCATTGATAAAACAGAATATCTTAGTTATTTCTCAAAAGATAAAGCTGATATTGCTGTGAAACTGTTGTCTCCAGTAAAAAAGGTTAGACTTTCTGAAAATCTAATTGACACCAAAACTGCACTAGTGATGGGTAAAATAAAGAACCGTACACAAATACGCTTCGAACTTCTAAAAGATGCAAGGTTTAGAATATATTTTAGCCATAAAGAAGCTGAATTATATGAAAAACTGCATTCATACCTTACACAACATCAGTCATTTTATACACCCTGTCTTGGACTTAGTGAACATATTGCAAATTTTGTGTTTGTTGGAGAATTCAGTGTAGAACTGAAAAATGGAACCGAAGATTTTGTAGTAATAGATTCCGCAATTCCAGTCAAACAAAATTCAAATTTAAAAATAAGGTTTGATGAAAATGGTGGCGAGTATTTCCATGAAACCTTACCTATTGAAATGGCAGAGGATAGAACTGTACTGGAATATTCTAAAGTAGCTTTTGAGCGTAATGGTCAACCCATCATTGCAAAATTTGACACGTATTGGGAACTTGATAATGGTGAGAGAATTGTCTTCTTATGAACTACTCTCTCACCCCGAGAAAACACTCTACATTCATCTTAAAAATGTTGCAGATATTAGTAGGATTACTATTAATTCAAAGAATTTAAATTTTGAAAATTTAGATGTGAATATTCTTGCAGATATATCATATATAATTGGTGCCTGCCATGACTTTGGTAAAGCCACACATTATTTTCAAGATTATATAAGAGAAAGAGATGAACAACGTAAGTTGACGCTTAAAAACAATCCTCTTACCCAACATGGATTAATTTCTGCTGTCTTTGCCTACTATGTGCTAAAACAGTATCTTAAAGAAAAAAACGAGGAGCTTTTTTTTATACCATTATTTGGATATTTAGCTGTAAAAAGGCATCATGGTAACCTGGATAACCCTATTTTTGAATTGGTTGCACTAGATGATGACAAAATTGAATATTTAAAAAAGCAAGCTGAAGCTATTGATCCAAAGCAAATCACAGAGATTTATCAATCACTTTTAACGGATATAGATACCAACGATTTTTTGAAGCAAATAGAATCATTGTCTTTAGAAATTAAAAAAAGCAAAAGGCAACTAATAAGGCACTTGAAAAATGAAAGTTCAACATATAGTTATATACTCTTTCAACTTCTATATTCGATTCTTTTAAACTCGGACAAAACGGATGCTGCAAGCCTCAATATGCCTACTCGACCAAATCTTAGTCCATTATTAGTGGATGAATATCGTAAATTTAAAAAATGGGATAAAACAGAAGAAGGAATTAACAACATTCGAAATCTAATCTATTCTGATGTTACAGATGAAATTAAGAACATAAATCTTGATCATAGAATCTATTCTTTGAATGTTCCAACTGGCACAGGAAAAACACTTACTTCATTCTCATTGTCATTAAAATTAAGAGAAAAGATAGAGAGTGAACTCAATTATTCTCCAAAAATAATATACAGTTTGCCTTTTTTGAGCATAATAGATCAGAATTATTCAGTATTCGAAGATGTTTTTAAAACAATTTATGAAGATGAACCAGATACATCTACACTATTAAAACATCACCACTTGTCAGATATTCAGTACACATTTCAAGATGATGAGTTTAAAGAAGATAAAGCACTTTTATTAATTGAAGGTTGGAATTCTGAAATAGTTGTCACCACATTCATACAGTTTTTCCATTCTCTGATATCGAATAGAAATCGATCATTAAGAAAATTCCACAACATTGCTAATTCCATTGTTATTCTCGATGAAGTTCAATCTATTCCACATAAGTATTGGCTACTTTTTAAAGAACTTATTATAACATTATCCAAGCATCTAAACACATATTTTATCTTTGTTACTGCAACACAACCTCTTATTTATAATGAAAATGAAAGAGAAATTGTTGAACTTGCAAAGAATAAGAATGACTATTTTTCCAAATTTGATCGAATTAGCCTTCAGTACTTACCTGAACCTATGAGTTTAGATGATTTCAAAGAAAAGGTTAGATTAGACATTGAAACAATGGAAAATAATGATTTTTTAATCGTTTTAAACACCATCAATGCAAGTAAAAAAGTATATGAGCATCTCACATTTTCGAAAAAAGAATCCGTTGACTACTTTTATCTTTCAACACATATAACTCCAAAAGAACGCCTTGAAAGAATTAAACAAATAAAGAACACTGAAAAACGGAGAGTAATAGTAAGCACTCAATTGATAGAAGCAGGTGTTGATATTGATGTTGATGTGGTTTATAGAGACATGAGTACTTTGGACTCTATTAACCAAGTTGCAGGAAGATGTAATAGGAATTTTGATATCAAAAAGAAGGGAGAAGTAAAAGTATTCATTCTCAAAGATGAGAGAAAAGAATACTACAAATATATCTATTCCACCTTTCTGATTGATAAAACCAAAGAAACCTTAGATGGAACTGGTATCATTAAAGAAAAGGAGTTTTTGGAACTAAACAATGAGTATTTCAAAAAGATAAAAGAAACTCAAAGTGAAGATGAAGCAAAAAAAATCCTGGATGCCTTACATAATATGCGTTTTGATTACATCAAGGAAAATTTCCATCTGATTGAAAATGATTATGAAAAAGCAGATGTATTCATTGAAATTGATGATAATGCCCATGATATTTGGCAACAATTCAAAGCACTTCGTGAAATCAAGAACTCACTTGAAAGGAAAAACAAATTCTTGAATTTTAAAAAGCAGTTCTATGAGTATGTAATTTCGGTTCCAAAAGCTAAAGTCCCATCTTTAGTTGATTCTAATACCGAAATAAGTTATGTTTCACTTGAAATACTGAGTGAATGGTACAATAAAGAAACAGGATTTATAGCAAAAGAAGAAGGAGCATTGATTTTTTGATAGAATTGAAGATTTTTAGATTAACCCTCACCTCCACCCGCCCCATCAAAGGATCCGGTGCACAGCTTAGAGGCTTCTTTGCCACCAAATTCAACGAATACAACCTCTTACACCAACATAACACTGACAAGTTCATCTACCAGTACCCAATGGTCCAATACAAAATGATAGGTCAAACACCCACAGTAATCGGAATAAATGATGGTGCAGAAGTGCTCAAAGAGATATACGATGAATACGACAAGATCAACCTTAACGGCAATGAGTATGAAATTGTAGAGCGAGGAATAAACTACAAAAAAGAAGATTTTGGAATATCTGAAAAACTGATTAAATACGATTTTGTAACACCCTGGTTCGCACTAAATCAGGAAAATCACAGAAAATACCTTTCTTCTGATAAAGAACAACAAACAGAACTACTCAACAGGAATCTGACAGGTAACATGCTTTCTATGTCAAAATCCCTGAACTACCAAGTTCCTGAAAGGATTAAATGCCATACCGAACTGAAAGCCCGTCGTTCAAGTCTGAAAGGAAACGAGATACTTGCTTTCAAAGGCTCCTTTGTCACAAACTTTCAGATCCCAGACTACCTGGGCGTAGGTAAATCCGTATCACGTGGATTTGGGACGGTGAAAAAATGCAACTTGTAATTAATTCACGTGGCTCCTACCTCAAAAAACAACAGAACTGTTTTCTTGTAAAGAACGAAGACAAGGTATTCGAAGTCTCCGCCAACAAAGTTGAAAGTATCCTTATAACCACATCAGCAACCATCACAACCGATGCCATCAAGTTTGCTGTCGAAAATAATATTGACATAGTATTTCTGGACCACTTCGGAGATCCATATGGAAGAGTATGGCATTCCAAATTAGGAAGTACCGTACTCATCCGTAGAAAACAGCTTGAGATAGCAAATAAAGAACAGGGATTCAAACTAGCAAGAGGTTGGATAGAGATCAAGATCAACAATCAGATCGAATTCCTGAAAGATCTAAAAAAGAACCGTCCTGAAAAACGGGAAGAAATGGATGAATACATTACAAATATAAATACAATGATACATAAACTCCTTGAGCTTGATGGCGTTCTGGATGAAGCAAGAGGAACTATAATGGGAATAGAAGGCATGTCTTCAAGACATTATTTTAATGCACTTAGCTACATAATGCCTGAAAAATGGAAATTTGAAGGACGAAGTAGAAATCCTGCGGTGGATGAATTCAATTGCCTACTTAATTATGGATATGGAGTTCTTTATTCAATGGTAGAAAAAGCCTGTATCCTCTCAGGACTTGATCCATATGTAGGGTTTATGCATACTGACAACTATAACAAAAAATCTCTTGTCTTTGACCTTATAGAGATGTATCGTATCCATGTTGACAGAACTGTTGTTAATCTATTCTCTAAAAGAAAGGTCAAAGAAGAATACTTTGATAAGATTCCAAATGGCCTTAGTCTTAACAAAGAAGGCAAAGCTCTACTTATACAATCACTTAATGAGGCCTTAGACCAGAGTATTGGATATCATGGCAGAAATATCAAGATCAGAAATACAATACAGTATGATTGCCACAAAATAGCCAATGAACTAATAAAATGAAAAGGTGAAGAAATGTTAGTGTGGGTAATATATGACATTGCTGATGATCCAATCAGAAAAAAAGTCAGTGATAAATGCAAGAACTATGGCCTTTACAGGGTTCAAAAAAGTGTCTTTCTGGGCGATCTCAATGCAAACCAAAGGGATTCTCTTGCAATTGAATGTGAAGATCTAATAGACCCAGAAGTAGATTCAGTTTATATTTTCCCAATGGATGATGAATCATTCAGAAAGGTCAAACTGATAGGACAGGCTTTTGATAAAGAGCTTGTTAGTGATGAAGTATTAACAACTTTCTTCTGAGGATATCATGGAAGAGCTAGAAAGTGAAAGTTCTACAATAATTACTATTTCAGACGTGCTGGAATATCTATTCTGCCCCAGATTTATCTATTTTATGTACTGCCTGGATATACCTCAACATGAAGAAAACAGATTCAAGGTCATCAAAGGAAGAGATGTTCATAAAAAGCGGCAAATGACAAACAGAGAATATGTGAGGAAGAAACTAAACTGTATTAGCAAAGAATCCGAAGTCTATGTCGTTTCCAAAGCCCACCACATAAAAGGAATAGTGGATGAAGTACTTTTTTTAGAAGATAATACTGCTGCTCCTTTGGAATATAAGTTTGCAGAATATAAAGATAAGGTATTCTCAACTTACAAATATCAACTTGTTCTACAGGCATTGTTGATAAAAGAGAATTACAACATAGAAGTTCAAAAAGGATATATCTGCTATACTCGTAGTAACAGTATGATTAAGGAATTAGCTTTTAAGTTATCAGATTTCAAAAAGGCTAATGACATCATCAAAGACATTATACAGATAGTTGACAAAGGAAAATACCCACAAGCAACAAAATCAAAGAACAAATGTATTGATTGTTGCTACAGAAATATATGTGCATGACATAGTTATCTTATACTTATAAGGAGTTCAATAATTTTGCAACAAGAATTAGCGTGTTCTGAAAGAAGCAATTTAAAGGTTTATTTTGCTAATAACAGGAAATATTTGCGCTATTCAAAATCAAGATCCACTAAAACAAGGATTGAAACCAGACTATTATTTCCTCACTGGAATGATAGCATAGACCATTCAAAATCAAGATCCACTAAAACAAGGATTGAAACATGAATCATATATGAATGATTCATTAGATGATGAATTATTCAAAATCAAGATCCACTAAAACAAGGATTGAAACGAGAAAGGATCTATCGGTATCTCCCTTGTAGATACAAATTCAAAATCAAGATCCACTAAAACAAGGATTGAAACCTGAAAGTATAGACATTTCAGAAAAATCAAGTAAATTCAAAATCAAGATCCACTAAAACAAGGATTGAAACATAGATTAGATATTTTTGAGATAAAAGAAGGCTTGTATTCAAAATCAAGATCCACTAAAACAAGGATTGAAACTTTAGGACGAACTGTTCGCACTGATTAAAACAGATTATTCAAAATCAAGATCCACTAAAACAAGGATTGAAACAGTAAATGGACTGTGGAGCATCGCGGCTGGTTACCGTATTCAAAATCAAGATCCACTAAAACAAGGATTGAAACTATATTTCCCTATAAAGCATAACCCTACTTAAAGCTGTATTCAAAATCAAGATCCACTAAAACAAGGATTGAAACAATACTATAGAGTACTATAGTATATTGGTAATGTATGATTCAAAATCAAGATCCACTAAAACAAGGATTGAAACCTTTAAAACCCTTCATATTAGGGTTTTCTTTATATTATTCAAAATCAAGATCCACTAAAACAAGGATTGAAACTTTCCTTTATTATGGGGAACCTGCAGGTTCTTCCATGTCATTCAAAATCAAGATCCACTAAAACAAGGATTGAAACCATGATTAGCCTCTGTTTCAAAATAGCTCATTAACATTCAAAATCAAGATCCACTAAAACAAGGATTGAAACATTCTACTAGCATTTTATATTCTTCTAATGATATATTCAAAATCAAGATCCACTAAAACAAGGATTGAAACATAAAATCAATGGCTTCGCTATATGGAGGATTTGTAATTCAAAATCAAGATCCACTAAAACAAGGATTGAAACTGATAGTTGCCGGTGTTCTTGGTATGTCTGCACGCCGATTCAAAATCAAGATCCACTAAAACAAGGATTGAAACTTGTAGTGCCTGATATTGTAGCCGGTGGTCTCAGGTCATTCAAAATCAAGATCCACTAAAACAAGGATTGAAACACTAATATAATCATACAGGCATGTAATGATATTGGATTATTCAAAATCAAGATCCACTAAAACAAGGATTGAAACATTTTTTCTGTATCTTCTTTTGCTTCTGCCTGATTGATTCAAAATCAAGATCCACTAAAACAAGGATTGAAACTAGTTCTCACAAGTTTCTACTCTAGATTCAATTTTATTCAAAATCAAGATCCACTAAAACAAGGATTGAAACAAGTAAAATCCATTGTAGCGGGAGTACTTGCCATAATATTCAAAATCAAGATCCACTAAAACAAGGATTGAAACATACTCCTGTAGGAAGCATGCCATTCATAGTTATAATTCAAAATCAAGATCCACTAAAACAAGGATTGAAACAGGTTTACCATTTGAAAGCCCCCTAAAAAAAGGGTATTCAAAATCAAGATCCACTAAAACAAGGATTGAAACGACATTATTGCCCCTCCGCCCACATGATTACAGCCTCGAATTCAAAATCAAGATCCACTAAAACAAGGATTGAAACACTTCATACAAGAGTAATCCCCCCACTGCCGGATTCAAAATCAAGATCCACTAAAACAAGGATTGAAACTTATGGGAACTATCCGAAAATGATTTCCTCTTCTTATTCAAAATCAAGATCCACTAAAACAAGGATTGAAACAAACAGATTCATATTCAATTGTTTCAATCACTGTTGATTCAAAATCAAGATCCACTAAAACAAGGATTGAAACCTGATAAGGGTATTGTCAAATCTCGTCTCCTTGTTTGATTCAAAATCAAGATCCACTAAAACAAGGATTGAAACCTGGATACCTGGAAAGGACCAGAAATTAAATCATAAAATTCAAAATCAAGATCCACTAAAACAAGGATTGAAACTTTTAGGATCCTTCAGGAATCCCGGCAAAAACTAAATTCAAAATCAAGATCCACTAAAACAAGGATTGAAACTAGGATGCATCAACCCATGTATCAACTTCATTACAATTCAAAATCAAGATCCACTAAAACAAGGATTGAAACATAAGTTAATTGTAGTACCTGCTATTGCCGCTGGCGGGATTCAAAATCAAGATCCACTAAAACAAGGATTGAAACTGTCTTTGAGTGCCTTGTCAAAGAACTTATCACCGAATTCAAAATCAAGATCCACTAAAACAAGGATTGAAACCTGGATACCTGGAAAGGACCAGAAATTAAATCATAAATTCAAAATCAAGATCCACTAAAACAAGGATTGAAACACTGGAATATTTCAACACCTTTTGTTTTCACGCCATCTTATTCAAAATCAAGATCCACTAAAACAAGGATTGAAACTGAAGTCATCAAAAAGACTCATGCTTCAGCCCCCACATTCAAAATCAAGATCCACTAAAACAAGGATTGAAACCGAAATCCCAACTTATGCCGAACTTTGTAATATGCAATTCTAAATCAAGATCCATTATAACAAGGATTGAAATAGGTTACCTAGATAAAATGCAGGACAGAATCCTCACATTCAAAATCAAAACCATCATAACATAGTAAATGATGCGGGAGGTGCGATTCGAACGCACGAACTCCTACGAGAATGGGTCCTAAGCCCATCGCCTTTGGCCAAGCTGGGCAACCCCCGCATAAAGAAGAGTAGTCATTAAATAAATTGTTCACATATTAATATTACGCAATGAGATATCTATTTTTCATAGAAATGCTATGAAGCCCTATGAATATGGTCCTAAGCCCTGCGCCTTTGGCCAGGCTGGGCAACCCCCGCAAAAGAAGCAACTAACAGATAACACACTAACATATTAATGTTGCGTATAAAAACATGTTTTTGTACACTTTTTTCTCAAATTATAATTAAGAAAACAATTCTAAACCAGTTTCAGAGGGACAATGTAAGGAACACCATTCTCACTTTTAGCCACAGCTTCAACACCATAGTGTACCCTCATGTTATTCTCATTCAGAACATCCAGAGGTTCTCCGGCAGCTACAATCCTTCCACCTGACATCAAAAGAAGGCGGTTAGAATAGCGGACTGCCATATTCAAATCATGAATAGCCATGACCACTGAAATATCAAACTCACCCGCCAGCTTTTTCAGAATCTCCATCAGGGCCATCTGATACTTGATATCAAGACTGCTTGTAGGCTCATCCAGCAGCATAATACCAGTTTCCTGGGCAATTGCACGGGCAATAAACACTCTTTGCTGCTGGCCTCCGCTGATCTCGGCAAAATCCCTCATTGCAAGATCTGAAATATTCAACATATCAAGAGCATTCAACGCCTTATCAATGTCATTTTGGGAAAAATTCCATGAAGAATGTGGTCTCCTGCCCATAAGAACAGTATCCAGCACGGTAGTCGGGAATGAGATATCAGGAGACTGTGGGACATAAGCAATACATTTTGCAACATCCATACGATCCATTTTACCCATATCAGAACCATTAAGCATCACAGATCCTTGCGGATCCAGAATCCTGTCAATGCATTTGATAAGTGTTGACTTCCCGGCACCATTGGGCCCGATGATTCCCAGAATCTCACCCGGATGCAATTCCATATTAACATCCTTTAACACAGAAGAACTGGAATAATCAAAACTGACACCCTGCAAGATCATTCTCATATTAGTTTCAACTCCAAAACCATATTCACCAGTAATCCTTTCTTTTCCTGACTATCAAATACATAAACAGTGGAACACCCATATACGAAGTGACAATTCCGATGGGTAATATAATCGGAGACATCACAGTTATTGCAACGATATCTGCAACAGAGAGTAAAACTCCCCCGACCAAAGCAGATACAGGAAATACAAAGCGATTATCACCTCCGATTATCATACGGGTTATGTGTGGTGCCACAAGACCAATGAATCCTATCGTACCTGTGAAACAAACAATGCTGGCAGTTAGTAAAGAAGCAAGCACCATTAACATAACTCTGATCTTTGGAACATTCAGACCCAGGCTTTTTGCAGTATCATCACCTGCAATGATTATATTGAGATCGCGTGCTTTCCACATAAGCAAAGGAACCGTAAGGACCAGTACAATAAATATTGCTTTTACTTTGTCCCAATCAGCATAGGACAGGCTGCCAATAAGCCAGAAAGTAACTTCTTTTGCTGCTTCATCACTTGCAAAATACTGGAGCAATGCAACACTTGATGAAAAAAGGAACATCATTGCAATACCTGCAAGTAGCATTGTTTCAGGACTGGTACCCTTTTTCCCGGAAAGTGCGAGAACCACAATGGAAGAGATGAGTGCACCTGCAAACGCATTTCCGATGATAAGATATTCACCATCCAGTAAACCGGAACCGAGTGTAATTGCCACCGCAGCACCAAAACCAGAAGCAGAGGAAATGCCCAGCGTATATGGAGAAGCCAATGGATTTCTTAGAATCCCCTGCATTATCGCACCTGCAAGCCCAAGACCAATACCTGAAAGAATTCCAAGACAGACCCTTGGAAGCCTAATATTCCAGACAACCCTCTCTGCTTTTCCGCTTACCTGAAAATATCCTGGAAAAAAGTGATCAAATATTGTATGATAGACCTCAGTAATTGAGAAATTTATAACCCCTATAGTAGAGGCAAATCCCACAATAGCAATCAACAGGAAAAATAAAAAACCAATAATGATGACTTTTCTTTTTCTTGTTTTTTGATAATCATTTTTAATAGCATGAACAGAACTTACATTTTCCTGAGAAGATGCCATATATATTCACTCGTTAAAAAATTTGCTGTGTTTACCACATATATCAGTCATCACTTGAACTTATGACAAACACAGCTTCGATATCAGATTATCCGACCTTCACAAATTAATTCGAAGTCCATATTTTAATATACCACAGCATTCCAGCGCTCAAATACCCCGAAATCATCGAGCATTTCTGTATACAGGTCATCTTCACCGTAGAATTCCTTATATATTGCATTACCCTCAGCTTCCACATCAATATTTTCAGACTCATCAGGGTACATCAGCTTAACCATGCGATAAGCATCTGCCATTGCAATTGCTGGATCCATTCCATTAGAAGAACCTCGTATGTAGTATACTTTAGACTTATCAACAGCTGATACATCAACAAGAGTATCATCATCAAGGACAGTATCCTTATCCATAGACTGGTCCACCTGATAATACCTTATGAAAATAACTTCCGGATCCCATGCGATTATCTGCTCTTTTGTAACCGTGGCTGAACCCCAGCTTGAAGGCTGGCCTGTTGCTACATTATTACCACCTGCAATTTCCAGTGCATAATAAGTTGGCGCACACTTGATAATCTCATTACTTCCACCGGTTGCGATGTAAGCATTGAGCTTGTCTTCTGTTGCAATGGAAGAGGACATAGAGGATATTGAATCTAC from Methanolobus tindarius DSM 2278 harbors:
- the cas4 gene encoding CRISPR-associated protein Cas4 codes for the protein MEELESESSTIITISDVLEYLFCPRFIYFMYCLDIPQHEENRFKVIKGRDVHKKRQMTNREYVRKKLNCISKESEVYVVSKAHHIKGIVDEVLFLEDNTAAPLEYKFAEYKDKVFSTYKYQLVLQALLIKENYNIEVQKGYICYTRSNSMIKELAFKLSDFKKANDIIKDIIQIVDKGKYPQATKSKNKCIDCCYRNICA
- a CDS encoding CRISPR-associated endonuclease Cas6, with amino-acid sequence MKIFRLTLTSTRPIKGSGAQLRGFFATKFNEYNLLHQHNTDKFIYQYPMVQYKMIGQTPTVIGINDGAEVLKEIYDEYDKINLNGNEYEIVERGINYKKEDFGISEKLIKYDFVTPWFALNQENHRKYLSSDKEQQTELLNRNLTGNMLSMSKSLNYQVPERIKCHTELKARRSSLKGNEILAFKGSFVTNFQIPDYLGVGKSVSRGFGTVKKCNL
- the cas5b gene encoding type I-B CRISPR-associated protein Cas5b — protein: MDKVLAFDVWGEYAHFRKYYTTTSPLTFSIPPRTAICGLIAAIIGIDKTEYLSYFSKDKADIAVKLLSPVKKVRLSENLIDTKTALVMGKIKNRTQIRFELLKDARFRIYFSHKEAELYEKLHSYLTQHQSFYTPCLGLSEHIANFVFVGEFSVELKNGTEDFVVIDSAIPVKQNSNLKIRFDENGGEYFHETLPIEMAEDRTVLEYSKVAFERNGQPIIAKFDTYWELDNGERIVFL
- the cas1 gene encoding CRISPR-associated endonuclease Cas1, with translation MQLVINSRGSYLKKQQNCFLVKNEDKVFEVSANKVESILITTSATITTDAIKFAVENNIDIVFLDHFGDPYGRVWHSKLGSTVLIRRKQLEIANKEQGFKLARGWIEIKINNQIEFLKDLKKNRPEKREEMDEYITNINTMIHKLLELDGVLDEARGTIMGIEGMSSRHYFNALSYIMPEKWKFEGRSRNPAVDEFNCLLNYGYGVLYSMVEKACILSGLDPYVGFMHTDNYNKKSLVFDLIEMYRIHVDRTVVNLFSKRKVKEEYFDKIPNGLSLNKEGKALLIQSLNEALDQSIGYHGRNIKIRNTIQYDCHKIANELIK
- a CDS encoding ABC transporter ATP-binding protein yields the protein MRMILQGVSFDYSSSSVLKDVNMELHPGEILGIIGPNGAGKSTLIKCIDRILDPQGSVMLNGSDMGKMDRMDVAKCIAYVPQSPDISFPTTVLDTVLMGRRPHSSWNFSQNDIDKALNALDMLNISDLAMRDFAEISGGQQQRVFIARAIAQETGIMLLDEPTSSLDIKYQMALMEILKKLAGEFDISVVMAIHDLNMAVRYSNRLLLMSGGRIVAAGEPLDVLNENNMRVHYGVEAVAKSENGVPYIVPLKLV
- a CDS encoding CRISPR-associated helicase/endonuclease Cas3; its protein translation is MSSYELLSHPEKTLYIHLKNVADISRITINSKNLNFENLDVNILADISYIIGACHDFGKATHYFQDYIRERDEQRKLTLKNNPLTQHGLISAVFAYYVLKQYLKEKNEELFFIPLFGYLAVKRHHGNLDNPIFELVALDDDKIEYLKKQAEAIDPKQITEIYQSLLTDIDTNDFLKQIESLSLEIKKSKRQLIRHLKNESSTYSYILFQLLYSILLNSDKTDAASLNMPTRPNLSPLLVDEYRKFKKWDKTEEGINNIRNLIYSDVTDEIKNINLDHRIYSLNVPTGTGKTLTSFSLSLKLREKIESELNYSPKIIYSLPFLSIIDQNYSVFEDVFKTIYEDEPDTSTLLKHHHLSDIQYTFQDDEFKEDKALLLIEGWNSEIVVTTFIQFFHSLISNRNRSLRKFHNIANSIVILDEVQSIPHKYWLLFKELIITLSKHLNTYFIFVTATQPLIYNENEREIVELAKNKNDYFSKFDRISLQYLPEPMSLDDFKEKVRLDIETMENNDFLIVLNTINASKKVYEHLTFSKKESVDYFYLSTHITPKERLERIKQIKNTEKRRVIVSTQLIEAGVDIDVDVVYRDMSTLDSINQVAGRCNRNFDIKKKGEVKVFILKDERKEYYKYIYSTFLIDKTKETLDGTGIIKEKEFLELNNEYFKKIKETQSEDEAKKILDALHNMRFDYIKENFHLIENDYEKADVFIEIDDNAHDIWQQFKALREIKNSLERKNKFLNFKKQFYEYVISVPKAKVPSLVDSNTEISYVSLEILSEWYNKETGFIAKEEGALIF
- the cas2 gene encoding CRISPR-associated endonuclease Cas2, which translates into the protein MLVWVIYDIADDPIRKKVSDKCKNYGLYRVQKSVFLGDLNANQRDSLAIECEDLIDPEVDSVYIFPMDDESFRKVKLIGQAFDKELVSDEVLTTFF
- the cas7b gene encoding type I-B CRISPR-associated protein Cas7/Csh2 → MSDVISNRSELLFLYDVKDSNPNGDPLDENRPRIDEETGINLVTDVRLKRTIRDYLYKFKEQEIFVREIEDDEGHIQDAKLRAEDFLLENGKAVDKKDISLPEMKKIIDENVLKDCIDVRLFGVTLPIEKDTNKSSSITHTGPVQFKIGRSLHKVFTKHFKGTGAFASKKGASQKTFREEDFLPYSLICFYGIINENVAKETRLTEDDIKLLLDGMWNGTKSLISRSKVGQVPRLILKINYKKENYHIGDLNNMLKLDSNIPDDEIRDVSQINLDISQLISAFSKNIETIDNVEYCIDDRVKLLFDGKETTLSECLNNTKLSIKELKF